The DNA window ATCTGCGGCAAGAGCGCAAGGGCGTGCTGCTTGGCGTCTACGAGCAGAACCCAAAGCACTGGAACATGGATGGCGCGCCGTGGGACTACGGCATCGAGCTGATCCCGGAAGACATCGACCGCATCAGCCCGGAACTCGCCAAGGCGCATGAGCGCTTCCCTTGCCTGGCGACGGCCGGTATCCGCAAATGGGTCAACGGCGCCTTCACCTTCACGCCGGACGGCAACCCGATCGTCGGGCCGGTGCGCGGGTTGAAGAACTACTGGGTCGCCTGCGGCGTCATGGCCGGTTTCAGCCAGGGCGGCGGCGTCGGCAAATCGCTGGCCGAATGGATGATATATGGCGAGCCGCAGGCCGACATCTTCGGCATGGACATTGCCCGCTACGGTGCCTTCGCCGCCAACCGCGAATATCTCAGGCAGACGACGCGCCAGTTCTATTCGCGCCGCTTCGTCATGACCTTTCCCAATGAGCGGCTGCCGGCTGGGCGGCCGCTGAAACGCCCCGGCGCCTATGATGGGATGAGCGCGGCGGGATGCGAATGGACGGCGTCCTGGGGGCTGGAAATCCCCGCCTATTTCGCGCCGATGGGTTTTCGCGAGAACACGACGCTGCGCCGTTCCAATGCCTTCGACATCGTCGGCGACGAGGCGCTGCAGGTGCGCCGTGCCGCTGGTCTGGTCGATATCTCGGCCTATTCGCGCTATGCGGTCTCGGGGCCTGGCGCTGAAGCGTGGCTCGACCGGCTGCTCGCCTGCAAGCTGCCGAAAGCGGGACAGGCGAGGCTGGCGCCAATGCTCGGCCATGACGGGCGGCTGAAGGGCGACCTCACCGTGTTCAACTGGGGCGGCGGCGACTACTGGCTGATGGGCTCCTACTATCTCCGGGAATTCCACATGCGCTGGTTCGAGGCCCATGCAGCGCAGGGCGTCACCGTCACCGACCTTTCCGACACGATGAGCGGCTTCCTGCTGACCGGGCCGAATGCGCGCAAGATCCTGGAGCGCACGACGCATCAGGACGTGTCCGGCGCAGCATTGCCATTCATGGCCTGCGGCGCATTCGACATCGGCATGGTGCAGGCACGTGTAGCGCGGCTGTCGATCGCGGGCGAACTCGGCTTCGAGATCAGTTGCCCCGCGACCATGCATGCCACTCTGCGCGAAACGCTGCTGGCCGCGGGCGAGGATCTCGGCCTTGCCGAAATCGGTTACTATGCGCTCAACGCATTGCGGCTGGAAAAAAGCTTCGGCATCTG is part of the Mesorhizobium loti genome and encodes:
- a CDS encoding FAD-dependent oxidoreductase, yielding MKSHYRAVVIGGGVVGASVLYHLTRFGWSDVALIERAELTAGSTWHAAAGFHALNADPNVAALQDYTINLYREIEAESGQDIGLHMTGGVNIASDPARWEWLKSAWAVFQSVGIETARLVTPDEIKAICPIVDVTGVLGGLYDSNEGHLDPYGTTHAYAGAAKKRGADIILRNRVVELKARADGRWDVVTEQGTIIAEHVVNAGGLWAKQLGRMAGVDLPVTPMEHHYFITEDIPEIAALDREIGIAVDLDGFSYLRQERKGVLLGVYEQNPKHWNMDGAPWDYGIELIPEDIDRISPELAKAHERFPCLATAGIRKWVNGAFTFTPDGNPIVGPVRGLKNYWVACGVMAGFSQGGGVGKSLAEWMIYGEPQADIFGMDIARYGAFAANREYLRQTTRQFYSRRFVMTFPNERLPAGRPLKRPGAYDGMSAAGCEWTASWGLEIPAYFAPMGFRENTTLRRSNAFDIVGDEALQVRRAAGLVDISAYSRYAVSGPGAEAWLDRLLACKLPKAGQARLAPMLGHDGRLKGDLTVFNWGGGDYWLMGSYYLREFHMRWFEAHAAQGVTVTDLSDTMSGFLLTGPNARKILERTTHQDVSGAALPFMACGAFDIGMVQARVARLSIAGELGFEISCPATMHATLRETLLAAGEDLGLAEIGYYALNALRLEKSFGIWSREFTQGYTPGLTGLDRFIAFGKGDFIGREAALKERKAGSGQCLVTLDIDALDADASGFEPVWHQGRRVGFVTSGGYGYTVGKSLALALVDRDFAGEGTALSVHVVGEERPARVVAASPYDPLGKAMRQ